A single genomic interval of Haloplasma contractile SSD-17B harbors:
- the spo0A gene encoding sporulation transcription factor Spo0A, translated as MEEIKVFITDDNKNQVAMIKEVINFEQNMKVIGTAYEGKSLLEYLKTTQVDLLILDIVMPTYDGIQVLKELIRKESLYIRPKHIIVISAFNRDYVANKCGRLGASYFLSKPFNVTRLINLINGFDYTKPSLIPKPDSLYGRDHSEVDIQSEISNMLHEFGVPSHIKGYLYLREAINMVYDDITLLSSITKRLYPDVAKKFRTTSSRTERAIRHAIAVMWNRGNHLEVNKFFISKQRPDNSEFIANAADRLRIKFSKHKIS; from the coding sequence TTGGAAGAGATTAAGGTATTTATTACCGATGATAACAAAAATCAAGTTGCAATGATTAAAGAGGTTATCAACTTTGAGCAAAATATGAAGGTGATTGGGACAGCTTATGAGGGAAAAAGTTTACTAGAATATTTAAAGACAACACAGGTGGACCTTCTGATTCTAGATATTGTCATGCCTACATATGATGGAATTCAAGTTTTAAAGGAATTAATAAGAAAAGAGAGCCTATACATCAGACCAAAACACATAATCGTAATCTCTGCCTTCAATAGAGACTATGTAGCAAACAAGTGTGGCCGGCTCGGGGCTTCTTACTTTTTATCAAAGCCTTTTAATGTGACTCGCTTGATTAATTTAATTAATGGCTTTGATTATACGAAACCATCACTTATACCAAAGCCAGATTCGTTATATGGTAGGGATCATAGTGAAGTCGATATCCAAAGTGAAATATCAAATATGTTACATGAGTTTGGTGTACCGTCTCATATAAAGGGATACCTTTATTTGAGGGAAGCAATTAATATGGTCTACGATGATATAACCTTGTTGAGTTCAATTACAAAACGTTTATATCCAGATGTAGCCAAAAAGTTCCGTACTACGAGTTCAAGAACGGAACGTGCTATACGTCATGCAATTGCGGTTATGTGGAACCGAGGAAATCACCTAGAGGTTAATAAATTTTTTATTTCAAAACAACGGCCAGACAATAGTGAATTTATCGCAAATGCTGCTGACCGTTTAAGAATAAAATTTTCTAAACATAAGATTAGCTAA